In Mytilus trossulus isolate FHL-02 chromosome 6, PNRI_Mtr1.1.1.hap1, whole genome shotgun sequence, a single window of DNA contains:
- the LOC134722840 gene encoding uncharacterized protein LOC134722840, giving the protein MTLPKLELMAAVIGARMAKNITKTLKPQRIVLWSDSQIVLHWISSLKSFGRIVQNRVIEIKESTQNYDWKYVPTDSNPADLQTRGISSTQFKESTLWMQGPSWISDENSWPTWTPQEIERVINDRPITYVSSDIRDPEPLTPSHLLQGRTLSQENNSDSEDNNFKLDFTEANKRFNHKVALIEHFAKRWRMEYLTGLREFHRVAGDKSAHVKIGSVVQIINNSPRMMWKLAVIEDLITGKDEVVRAVKLRTSNGLITTRPIVKLVPLEI; this is encoded by the exons ATGACATTACCAAAGCTAGAATTGATGGCTGCAGTAATAGGAGCTCGAATGGCTAAAAACATCACGAAAACCCTAAAACCACAACGCATAGTACTATGGAGTGACAGTCAGATAGTTCTGCACTGGATTTCGTctttaaaatcatttggaaGAATTGTTCAGAATCGTGTGATAGAAATTAAAGAATCGACACAAAATTACGACTGGAAATACGTACCAACAGACTCAAATCCAGCCGACCTTCAAACTAGAGGAATATCATCAACGCAATTCAAAGAATCGACTTTGTGGATGCAAGGACCGTCGTGGATATCGGATGAGAACAGTTGGCCTACATGGACCCCACAAG AAATTGAACGTGTAATCAACGATCGTCCAATTACGTATGTATCGTCCGACATCCGAGATCCAGAGCCGCTTACGCCTTCACATCTGCTACAGGGAAGAACACTATCACAAGAGAACAATTCCGATTCAGAggacaataattttaaattagatTTCACAGAGGCAAACAAACGTTTTAATCATAAAGTAGCTTTGATTGAACACTTTGCAAAACGATGGAGAATGGAATACCTCACTGGATTAAGAGAATTTCATCGCGTCGCGGGAGACAAAAGCGCACATGTGAAAATCGGTTCCGTCGTACAAATCATCAACAATTCACCGAGAATGATGTGGAAACTAGCAGTTATAGAAGATTTGATCACCGGAAAAGATGAAGTCGTAAGAGCAGTCAAACTTCGGACATCAAATGGACTGATTACCACGAGACCAATTGTGAAACTGGTGCCATTGGAAATATGA